CATTAATTGCTGCTATTTTTATGCCTTTTTTATTTAAGAAGATTCGAAATATACATACTGGTTGGTTTGTTTTATTAGTTCCATTATTCCTAGCCATCTACTATGCAACTTTTGTACCTTCGATTTCCAAGGGCGAAACAGCAGTAGTACAGTTTGATTGGATTCCGTCATTAGGCATCTCATTTGTATCTTATATCGATGGATTAAGTTTATTATTTTCATTACTCATTTCTGGAATTGGTGCATTAGTTGTTCTCTATTCGATTTTTTACTTAAATCGAAAGAAAGAACAGCTCCATAATTTCTATATTTATTTATTAATCTTCATGTCGGCAATGCTTGGTGTTGTTCAATCAGATAATATGATAACGCTTTATTTATTCTGGGAATTGACATCCATTTCATCATTTCTTTTGATTGGTTATTGGTATAACCGTGATAAGTCTCGCTTTGGTGCATTGAAATCTATGATGATCACCGTTGCAGGCGGAATGATGATGCTCGGAGGTTTTGTTTTACTTTCATTAATGGGTGGAACATTCTCGATTCGAAGTATTATTGAACAAGCTCCACTTTTTGCAACAAATGACACATTTGTAATTGCACTTGTATTAATCTTACTCGGTGCCTTTACAAAGTCAGCTCAGTTCCCATTCTATATATGGTTACCTGATGCGATGGAAGCACCTACTCCAGTTAGTGCTTATTTACACTCAGCAACAATGGTTAAAGCCGGAATTTACTTAGTAGCAAGATTCACACCTGTGTTTGCTTTATCAGAGGTTTGGATTTGGCTAGTAGCTGGAATCGGTTTATTGACATTATTCTGGGGATCTTTCTTTGCCGTAAAACAAACGGATTTAAAAGGTATTTTAGCCTTCTCTACAGTGAGTCAGCTCGGACTAATAATGTCTTTACTCGGTGTTGGTGCAATCGCTTACCATGTAAACGACGCTGCAGATACTGTATTTAAATATGCTTCTTTTGCTGCAATTTTCCACCTGATTAATCATGCTACCTTCAAAGGTAGTTTGTTCATGATTGCTGGGATTGTTGACCACGAAACAGGCACTCGGGATATTCGAAAACTCGGTGGTTTAATGAGTATTATGCCTGTAAGCTTTACTGTTGCTTTGATTGGAAGCTTTTCAATGGCTGGTTTACCTCCATTTAATGGTTTCTTAAGTAAAGAAATGTTTTTAACAGCTATGCTCTCTGTTACAGAATTCGATTTATTTAACTTCTCAACATGGGCACCACTCTTCCCTATCATTGCTTGGGTCGCTAGTGTATTTACATTTATTTATAGTTTCTATTTTGTTTTTAAAACATTTACTGGGAAGCTTCAAGAAAATGAGTTACCTACGAAGCCACATGAAGCTCCAATTGGAATGTTAATTTCTCCAGTAATTTTAGCAGGCTTAGTTGTCACAATATTCTTTATTCCGAATTTAGTGACGGATACTTTTGTAAAGCCAGCAGTAATGGCTATTCAACCGTTTCTATATTCAAGTCCAGAAGATGTGCATATTCATGTCTCAGCATGGCACGGATTTTCTCCTGAACTTTGGATGACATTAGGAATTATTGTAGTCGGGCTGTTATTATTTGTAACTTTATCAAAATGGCAAAAATACTATAATACACTTCCTGAACAGTTTACATTAAATCGCTTGTACGATTTTACAGTAAATGAACTATTAGGATCATGGATGACTCGTTTCTCCGGTCTATATATGACAGGTTCTATTCGAAAATATTTAGGATATATGTTTACTGCAATACCGATTATTGTAATTGCAACATTGTTCATTAAAAATGCTTTCGTTGTTTCGTTTGAAGGGGCTTCACCTATTCATTTGTATCAAATCATTCTAATTTTCGTATTAGTTATTGGTACAATTACAACCGTTTATGCAAGGTCCCGTATAACATCAATTATTGCACTAGGTGCTGTAGG
Above is a genomic segment from Lysinibacillus sp. PLM2 containing:
- the mrpA gene encoding Na(+)/H(+) antiporter subunit A, whose amino-acid sequence is MLQVVCLFIPLIAAIFMPFLFKKIRNIHTGWFVLLVPLFLAIYYATFVPSISKGETAVVQFDWIPSLGISFVSYIDGLSLLFSLLISGIGALVVLYSIFYLNRKKEQLHNFYIYLLIFMSAMLGVVQSDNMITLYLFWELTSISSFLLIGYWYNRDKSRFGALKSMMITVAGGMMMLGGFVLLSLMGGTFSIRSIIEQAPLFATNDTFVIALVLILLGAFTKSAQFPFYIWLPDAMEAPTPVSAYLHSATMVKAGIYLVARFTPVFALSEVWIWLVAGIGLLTLFWGSFFAVKQTDLKGILAFSTVSQLGLIMSLLGVGAIAYHVNDAADTVFKYASFAAIFHLINHATFKGSLFMIAGIVDHETGTRDIRKLGGLMSIMPVSFTVALIGSFSMAGLPPFNGFLSKEMFLTAMLSVTEFDLFNFSTWAPLFPIIAWVASVFTFIYSFYFVFKTFTGKLQENELPTKPHEAPIGMLISPVILAGLVVTIFFIPNLVTDTFVKPAVMAIQPFLYSSPEDVHIHVSAWHGFSPELWMTLGIIVVGLLLFVTLSKWQKYYNTLPEQFTLNRLYDFTVNELLGSWMTRFSGLYMTGSIRKYLGYMFTAIPIIVIATLFIKNAFVVSFEGASPIHLYQIILIFVLVIGTITTVYARSRITSIIALGAVGYTVSLFFVIFNAPDLALTQLVIETISVALFLLAFYHLPKFQKAEERTRFKFGRVFISVAVGVMVTLVALSAHSQKLVSSIAEYYKETVYSLAGGGNIVNVILVDYRGFDTLFEIAVLAIAGIAIYGMIKLRMSRKEKNHESK